A genomic region of Chloracidobacterium sp. contains the following coding sequences:
- the prmA gene encoding 50S ribosomal protein L11 methyltransferase → MTHETWFAVDVTVSPEAAPAVEEGLAAVSDLGTSLDSLRKHSDETVVVTGFLSEIPDITDVRHILDAMLAAHGLPTNVIHQVAMRTVENADWLAEWKRHWQPTEVGHFIVSPPWLDPDAGGRSLIRIDPNMAFGTGTHETTQLCLEAISDIYTPDQSVLDIGTGTGILAIATAKIGATNIIACDTDADSVEIARDNAAINGVANQIRFFHGSIDRKTPPADLVCANLTLDVITPMLPLLLTAARHRLLLSGILAEQGSTITDQLNRSGITDLNFEIRRKSEWIAVIVSFPAS, encoded by the coding sequence ATGACGCATGAGACGTGGTTCGCCGTCGATGTGACCGTGTCGCCCGAGGCCGCACCGGCAGTAGAAGAGGGCTTAGCTGCCGTATCTGACCTCGGCACGTCGCTCGACAGCCTCCGTAAGCACTCTGATGAAACGGTCGTCGTAACAGGTTTTCTATCAGAGATACCGGACATTACGGATGTTCGCCACATTCTCGATGCGATGCTCGCCGCTCATGGGCTCCCGACGAATGTCATCCATCAGGTCGCGATGCGAACGGTTGAGAACGCCGACTGGCTGGCCGAGTGGAAACGTCACTGGCAGCCAACTGAGGTCGGGCATTTCATCGTTTCGCCGCCCTGGCTCGATCCAGATGCCGGCGGTCGATCGCTGATACGAATCGATCCGAACATGGCCTTTGGGACCGGTACGCATGAGACGACGCAGCTTTGCCTTGAAGCGATCAGCGACATCTATACGCCCGACCAGTCAGTGCTCGATATCGGCACCGGCACAGGCATTCTCGCGATCGCGACGGCTAAGATCGGCGCAACCAACATCATCGCCTGCGACACCGACGCCGATTCGGTGGAGATAGCCCGCGACAACGCGGCGATCAACGGGGTTGCCAATCAGATACGCTTTTTCCACGGTTCGATCGACAGGAAGACACCGCCGGCCGACTTGGTTTGTGCAAACCTCACGCTCGATGTGATCACACCGATGCTGCCGCTTTTGCTAACAGCCGCCAGGCATCGCCTGCTTCTTTCCGGCATTCTCGCCGAACAGGGATCGACCATTACCGATCAACTCAACCGATCTGGCATTACGGACCTCAATTTCGAGATCCGCCGCAAGAGCGAATGGATCGCGGTCATTGTTTCTTTTCCGGCTTCTTGA
- the era gene encoding GTPase Era: MSDGPFRSGYAALIGRPNAGKSTLLNRLVGERIAAVSNKPQTTRHRIQGIVTLDQGQIVFVDTPGVHKPGHLLNRRMMSAVHDALMSVDLVVLMRDASVSTGNGDRFVLDLVKRAAKPAVLVLNKTDKLANKAILLPLIDLYRNEYDFAEIIPLSALKGDAVDTLLAEIVNHLPEGGPIFDADELTDQPMRVIAAEMVREQILGTTGEEIPYVTAVVPELWDESDPDLVRIFCAIYVERPSQKKIIIGKQGSRIRDIGTRARAQIEQLVGRQVFLKLFVKVVEDWRNRERDLDEMGVRE; this comes from the coding sequence ATGTCCGACGGACCATTTCGCAGCGGCTATGCCGCGCTCATCGGCCGGCCAAATGCCGGCAAATCGACGCTTCTCAACCGCCTGGTCGGCGAGCGTATCGCCGCTGTCTCAAATAAGCCGCAAACGACGCGTCACCGGATTCAGGGCATCGTCACGCTCGATCAGGGGCAGATCGTCTTCGTCGATACACCGGGCGTTCACAAGCCCGGTCATCTCCTGAATCGTCGTATGATGTCCGCCGTTCACGACGCGCTGATGTCGGTCGATCTGGTCGTGCTGATGCGCGACGCAAGCGTATCGACCGGCAACGGCGACCGTTTTGTCCTTGACCTTGTAAAACGCGCCGCAAAGCCGGCCGTCCTCGTCCTGAATAAGACAGACAAGCTGGCGAACAAAGCCATTCTCTTGCCGCTGATCGATCTTTATCGCAATGAATACGATTTTGCTGAGATCATCCCGCTCTCGGCGCTAAAAGGCGACGCCGTCGACACGCTCCTTGCCGAGATCGTCAACCATCTGCCTGAGGGCGGGCCGATATTCGACGCAGACGAACTTACCGACCAGCCAATGCGCGTGATCGCCGCCGAGATGGTCCGCGAACAGATACTCGGCACGACCGGCGAGGAGATACCCTACGTGACTGCCGTTGTGCCCGAACTGTGGGACGAGAGCGACCCTGATCTGGTGCGTATTTTTTGCGCGATATATGTCGAGCGGCCCTCGCAAAAAAAGATAATCATCGGCAAGCAAGGCTCCCGCATACGCGATATTGGAACGCGGGCTCGCGCGCAGATCGAACAGCTTGTCGGCAGACAGGTCTTCCTGAAGCTTTTCGTAAAGGTCGTCGAGGATTGGCGCAACCGCGAACGCGACCTCGATGAAATGGGAGTTCGCGAATGA